In Nitratidesulfovibrio sp., the following are encoded in one genomic region:
- a CDS encoding acyltransferase family protein, with product MTRSDPGRNVTVQAMKLLFLLVICYGHIHQGGADGGSTPGPTADPLMQLWWVPGDVGLFFFAATSAYFTSVRYADPQRMGGYWSRKVPRVFGLFLFLNLVLGAFFIVTGRPGVFTWHTLVNLAGLNGFLNWFGIRNESPFGAGQWFFTLLLLFYAAYPLMSRRVTTPRTGHLLLAGSIAVAAVMQYVSPYGYSLWSTAVGFVAGFWHARFVGKGMRGGLAVLAAACVFAAAYRALGHAPVAAYAIIGMLGYALAALSLHATRPPQLGWLVLAVGDILLPLYIIHSYFRLPFTALPYLDSLLVLLMNVALAKLFMTVYARLVAACHRVLANAVNAAVHRAAGTGG from the coding sequence ATGACACGATCCGATCCGGGCCGCAACGTAACGGTGCAGGCCATGAAGCTGCTGTTTCTGCTAGTCATCTGTTACGGGCATATCCACCAGGGCGGCGCGGACGGCGGGAGCACCCCCGGGCCGACAGCGGACCCGCTGATGCAGCTGTGGTGGGTACCCGGCGATGTGGGCCTTTTCTTTTTCGCGGCCACATCGGCCTACTTCACGTCGGTCCGCTACGCCGATCCGCAACGCATGGGCGGCTACTGGTCACGCAAGGTTCCGCGCGTTTTCGGGTTGTTCCTGTTCCTGAACCTTGTCCTGGGTGCGTTCTTTATCGTCACGGGACGGCCCGGCGTGTTCACATGGCACACGCTGGTCAATCTGGCGGGCTTGAACGGCTTCCTCAACTGGTTCGGCATCCGCAACGAAAGTCCGTTCGGCGCCGGGCAGTGGTTCTTTACGCTGCTGTTGTTGTTCTACGCCGCATACCCCCTCATGTCGCGGCGCGTGACAACGCCGCGCACGGGTCACCTGTTGCTTGCGGGAAGTATCGCCGTTGCGGCGGTCATGCAATACGTCTCTCCCTATGGGTATTCGTTGTGGTCTACGGCGGTGGGCTTCGTGGCGGGGTTCTGGCATGCCCGCTTCGTCGGAAAGGGCATGCGCGGCGGCCTTGCCGTGCTGGCGGCAGCATGCGTGTTTGCAGCCGCATACAGGGCCCTTGGGCATGCACCGGTGGCCGCCTACGCCATCATCGGCATGCTCGGCTACGCCCTTGCTGCACTCAGCCTGCACGCCACTCGTCCGCCGCAGTTGGGCTGGCTGGTGCTGGCGGTGGGCGACATACTGCTGCCGCTCTATATCATCCACAGTTATTTCCGGTTGCCGTTCACGGCGTTGCCGTATCTGGATTCGCTGCTGGTGCTGCTCATGAACGTGGCGCTGGCGAAGCTGTTCATGACGGTCTACGCGCGTCTGGTGGCCGCATGCCATCGCGTGCTTGCGAACGCGGTCAACGCAGCTGTGCACCGCGCCGCAGGAACAGGTGGCTAG
- a CDS encoding heparan-alpha-glucosaminide N-acetyltransferase domain-containing protein has translation MERNSENGPQANGHPARLPDAILPLRPRIASIDILRGLVMVLMTLDHVRGSFTMHANLLWGEGSPLPGNPTDLASDTTPLLFLMRWITHLCAPVFIFLAGVSVCMWRDRRGSTHDVTRHVALRGMMLIGINTVLNGRHLLSGSGHVVLDVLWPIGVSMMLLSVAVHLSGPVLWAIGVAIVAGHNALDGVTLPGGAVDVAWRLAFASSTIELPGIGTIYALYPVLPWFGVMLLGYLSGGMFRRESRSRCQALYAAGGGCLVLFVLLRGFGGYGDPHPWAQYDLAWRTAASFVNVTKYPPSFQFLLLTLGVMSLALAGMEQWGVRSIALRTLGGTPLAYYVGHLVVVRALAAFLGNATGGGWLAGVRDVAFTVPGVLACTVLIGFALYPLCTMWAWLKKEVRCLHGGCLADLMARLAPPRKERK, from the coding sequence ATGGAACGGAACAGCGAAAATGGCCCGCAGGCCAACGGTCACCCGGCCAGGCTCCCCGATGCCATCCTGCCGCTTCGCCCTCGCATCGCATCCATCGACATCCTGCGCGGCCTTGTCATGGTGCTGATGACGCTGGATCATGTGCGCGGAAGTTTCACCATGCATGCCAATCTGTTGTGGGGGGAAGGTTCGCCTCTGCCCGGCAACCCGACGGACCTCGCGTCCGATACGACGCCCCTGCTGTTTCTGATGCGCTGGATAACCCACCTGTGCGCGCCGGTCTTCATTTTTCTGGCGGGCGTCAGCGTGTGCATGTGGCGTGACCGCAGGGGGAGCACGCACGATGTTACTCGACATGTCGCCCTGCGGGGGATGATGCTGATCGGCATCAATACGGTGCTCAACGGAAGGCATTTGCTTTCCGGGAGCGGGCATGTGGTCCTGGATGTACTGTGGCCCATCGGCGTATCCATGATGTTGCTGTCCGTGGCGGTGCACCTGTCTGGCCCGGTGCTGTGGGCGATCGGCGTTGCCATCGTGGCCGGACACAACGCGCTGGACGGGGTGACCCTGCCCGGCGGCGCGGTTGATGTGGCGTGGCGGTTGGCATTCGCAAGCTCGACGATCGAACTGCCGGGGATTGGCACAATATACGCGCTGTATCCGGTGCTGCCGTGGTTCGGGGTGATGCTGCTCGGCTACCTGTCAGGCGGGATGTTTCGCCGGGAATCCCGCAGCCGATGCCAGGCGTTGTACGCCGCAGGCGGCGGTTGCCTGGTGCTGTTCGTTCTGCTGCGCGGCTTTGGCGGGTATGGCGACCCGCATCCGTGGGCGCAGTACGACCTGGCGTGGCGGACGGCAGCATCCTTCGTGAATGTGACCAAGTATCCGCCATCGTTTCAATTTCTTTTGCTGACGCTGGGTGTCATGTCCCTTGCGCTGGCGGGCATGGAGCAGTGGGGAGTGCGTTCCATCGCACTGCGCACACTGGGCGGAACCCCGTTGGCCTACTATGTGGGGCATCTTGTGGTGGTGCGCGCACTGGCGGCGTTCCTGGGCAACGCAACCGGGGGCGGCTGGCTTGCGGGGGTGCGGGACGTGGCGTTCACGGTGCCCGGCGTGCTGGCATGCACGGTGTTGATCGGCTTTGCGCTGTACCCGCTGTGCACCATGTGGGCATGGCTGAAGAAGGAGGTGCGTTGCCTGCACGGGGGGTGCCTTGCGGACCTGATGGCTCGCCTCGCCCCGCCGCGAAAGGAGCGGAAATGA
- a CDS encoding ATP-grasp domain-containing protein, which produces MSTVLVLSADTMLARVIAKNLHGHGYGVLAADCVQNQICSYSKYVSKTFVHADHKTDEQAFIDDVMRICIDNGVDILMPVLGEAAPISRSRGELERHVSMLVGDAEALQVFSNKYHTYELARGAGLKVPEYWAVERLAAETSLADEVTYPSLAKPVWGWGGYGMTEFTNATALRTFIAGMEPRQRADYFVQRRMSGDVVCVAMICAGGKAHAWDSYRIVATYPSRYGQSTVRETVCSDAAVDALKALLAYVEWTGVCQADFIVEPDTGDAYLIDVNARYWNSLVQSTARGIDFPYYYCLLSQGRMNFTVLPRSYSVTTAWLSRAVRGSLPLVMRRTAMGMLSGEREQAIVECDDWDIHDPLPFFAWPIRSVCRKVMQALPESMRRYTRSL; this is translated from the coding sequence ATGAGTACCGTACTTGTTCTTTCGGCGGATACGATGCTTGCGCGTGTCATAGCAAAAAACCTGCATGGGCACGGATACGGCGTGTTGGCTGCGGATTGCGTCCAAAATCAGATATGCTCCTATTCAAAATACGTGAGCAAAACGTTCGTTCACGCCGACCACAAAACGGACGAGCAAGCATTCATCGACGACGTGATGCGGATATGCATTGATAACGGCGTGGATATCCTGATGCCCGTGCTGGGCGAAGCCGCGCCGATATCCCGCAGCCGGGGTGAACTGGAACGGCACGTGTCCATGCTGGTGGGCGATGCCGAGGCGTTGCAGGTGTTTTCGAACAAATACCATACGTACGAACTTGCGCGAGGTGCGGGACTGAAGGTGCCGGAATACTGGGCCGTGGAGCGGCTGGCAGCGGAAACGTCGCTGGCCGACGAGGTGACATATCCGAGTCTTGCCAAGCCCGTGTGGGGGTGGGGCGGGTATGGCATGACCGAATTCACGAACGCTACTGCGTTGCGCACGTTCATCGCGGGCATGGAGCCGCGCCAGAGGGCCGACTATTTCGTCCAGCGCAGGATGTCGGGCGATGTGGTCTGCGTCGCCATGATTTGTGCGGGCGGAAAGGCGCACGCGTGGGATTCGTACCGCATTGTCGCCACGTACCCCAGCCGATACGGACAGTCGACAGTCCGCGAGACTGTATGTAGCGATGCGGCAGTGGACGCACTGAAGGCATTGCTCGCGTATGTGGAGTGGACAGGCGTGTGCCAGGCGGACTTTATTGTGGAGCCTGATACGGGGGATGCATATCTCATAGACGTCAATGCGCGGTACTGGAATTCTCTGGTGCAGAGCACGGCCCGAGGAATTGATTTTCCGTATTATTATTGCCTGCTGTCGCAGGGAAGGATGAATTTTACGGTGCTTCCACGCAGCTACTCCGTCACAACGGCGTGGCTCAGCCGTGCTGTGCGGGGGAGCTTGCCATTGGTGATGCGCCGTACGGCAATGGGTATGCTTTCCGGCGAACGCGAGCAGGCCATTGTGGAATGCGATGATTGGGACATCCACGATCCGCTGCCGTTTTTCGCATGGCCGATACGCAGCGTTTGCAGGAAGGTGATGCAAGCTCTTCCAGAGTCCATGCGTCGCTACACACGTTCTTTGTAG
- a CDS encoding diaminopimelate decarboxylase, which produces MSFLETVGNALVGLSCRRQRRQAMPDVALWDVQVDGRGELAVDGVSCAQLAREYGTPLLVVHAGALRRRVAEVKGVMDELFGDAMVAYSYKTNCIPGILGIMHEAGVGAEAISGYEYWVAESLGVPGGLIVYNGVDKSRGSIARAIARGSLINIDSRDEVDVILAEARTQGRRARVGLRLGLNASAQFGLPPDGDEVHDIVARILADADHADLCGLHFNITSNARHSGYHVRCLTRALEFMRELVRRHGVAVRYLDIGGGYGVETSKNMSAMEYGLYRLFGVQPGRAHLEPCQGFRQYMTDIAVTLSRFCSANDLPVPTLIIEPGRLLTSKAELLLATVKAVKERPGGMPFAITDAGRLSQAFPCDFEFHETFLASDMRRPAARAYTVTGRVCTRSDWLFRARVLPELAAGDVLAVMDAGAYFSSYAMNFAFPRAAIVAVDGGRVSVLRRRESFRHLVAMDETLLLDVPEPPQ; this is translated from the coding sequence ATGTCGTTCTTGGAAACCGTTGGCAATGCGCTGGTCGGGCTGTCGTGCAGGCGGCAGCGGCGGCAGGCGATGCCGGACGTGGCCTTGTGGGACGTCCAGGTGGACGGACGTGGTGAATTGGCCGTTGATGGCGTTTCCTGCGCGCAACTGGCCAGGGAATACGGCACGCCGCTTCTGGTGGTGCATGCCGGAGCATTGCGGCGCCGTGTGGCGGAGGTGAAGGGGGTGATGGACGAACTGTTCGGCGATGCCATGGTGGCCTACTCGTACAAGACCAACTGCATCCCCGGCATTCTCGGCATCATGCACGAAGCGGGCGTGGGGGCGGAGGCCATTTCCGGCTACGAGTACTGGGTGGCCGAGAGCCTTGGAGTGCCGGGTGGCCTGATCGTCTACAACGGGGTGGACAAGTCGCGGGGCAGCATCGCCCGTGCCATCGCCCGCGGGTCGCTGATCAACATCGACAGCCGCGATGAGGTCGATGTCATCCTTGCCGAGGCGCGGACGCAAGGGCGGCGGGCGCGGGTCGGGCTGCGGCTTGGCCTGAACGCCAGCGCGCAGTTCGGCCTGCCGCCGGACGGGGACGAGGTGCACGACATCGTCGCGCGCATCCTTGCGGACGCCGACCATGCGGACCTGTGCGGCTTGCACTTCAACATCACCAGCAATGCACGGCATAGCGGCTACCATGTGCGGTGCCTGACGCGGGCGCTGGAATTCATGCGCGAGTTGGTTCGACGGCACGGCGTTGCCGTGCGGTATCTGGATATCGGCGGCGGGTATGGCGTCGAGACCAGCAAGAACATGTCGGCCATGGAATACGGGCTGTACAGGCTGTTCGGCGTGCAGCCGGGCCGCGCGCACCTGGAGCCGTGCCAAGGCTTTCGCCAGTACATGACGGACATCGCTGTCACGTTATCGCGATTCTGCTCCGCCAACGACCTGCCCGTGCCGACACTGATCATCGAGCCGGGGCGCCTGTTGACCAGCAAGGCGGAACTGCTGCTTGCCACGGTCAAGGCCGTGAAGGAGCGGCCCGGCGGCATGCCGTTCGCCATTACCGATGCAGGCAGGCTGTCGCAGGCCTTCCCGTGTGATTTCGAATTTCACGAAACGTTTCTTGCCAGCGACATGCGTCGTCCTGCCGCCCGCGCCTATACCGTGACGGGCCGGGTCTGCACGCGGTCGGATTGGCTGTTCAGGGCCAGGGTTCTGCCGGAACTCGCCGCAGGAGACGTTCTGGCGGTGATGGATGCGGGGGCGTACTTTTCGTCGTATGCCATGAATTTCGCCTTTCCCCGCGCGGCAATAGTGGCCGTTGACGGCGGACGCGTCTCCGTGTTGCGCCGTCGGGAAAGCTTCCGCCATCTTGTGGCCATGGATGAAACGCTGCTGTTGGATGTTCCGGAACCGCCGCAATAA
- a CDS encoding GNAT family N-acetyltransferase — MHIETCGPDRFVAWDAFLDAHQRTPLFHSRQWLELLARHHSAALELGMFIDDAGDVAGLFPVFHRNYVLIRVFSSPYVVTDTPYLGPLMRDDVLTSDAWNAMVAYVKTLGMDFLRMFTTVDTRLSGVTGRHVGIARKTTHVLDLTQGLDAVWKGMEGRCRTAVRKAEKEGVRVTEATGQGFIDAYVDMLEAVYARQGLASPNSRAFYSDMWRTFGGGRVVGLAASHEGRDIAGALLVMDKRDAYYISGASREDGCNVSPNNILQWEAIRIAARQGIERYDFVGSDIPRLARFKKSFGGELMEYGCIEMAPSLLARVLRSVYPRLKRSVGRV, encoded by the coding sequence ATGCATATAGAGACATGTGGCCCGGACAGGTTTGTTGCATGGGATGCTTTCCTGGATGCGCACCAGCGCACCCCGCTTTTTCATTCCAGGCAGTGGCTGGAGTTGCTGGCACGGCACCATTCGGCAGCGCTTGAGCTGGGAATGTTCATTGACGATGCAGGGGACGTTGCCGGGCTTTTTCCCGTCTTTCATCGCAACTATGTTCTGATCAGGGTCTTTTCATCGCCGTATGTCGTGACGGATACGCCCTATCTTGGGCCGTTGATGCGAGACGATGTGCTGACCAGTGACGCATGGAACGCCATGGTGGCGTATGTGAAGACGCTCGGCATGGATTTCTTGCGGATGTTCACCACCGTCGATACCCGCCTTTCTGGCGTCACGGGGCGGCATGTGGGCATTGCCCGCAAGACGACGCATGTTCTGGACCTGACGCAAGGGCTGGATGCCGTGTGGAAGGGCATGGAGGGGCGCTGCCGCACGGCGGTGCGCAAGGCCGAAAAAGAAGGCGTCCGCGTGACGGAGGCCACGGGGCAAGGGTTCATTGATGCGTATGTGGACATGCTCGAGGCCGTGTACGCGCGCCAGGGCTTGGCATCGCCCAATTCACGGGCGTTTTACAGTGACATGTGGCGGACCTTCGGCGGCGGGCGCGTTGTGGGGCTTGCGGCCAGCCACGAGGGGCGCGACATTGCTGGCGCGTTGCTTGTCATGGACAAGCGTGATGCGTATTACATAAGTGGTGCGTCGCGTGAGGATGGATGCAATGTTTCGCCAAACAATATCCTGCAATGGGAGGCGATACGAATTGCTGCGAGGCAAGGAATAGAGCGGTATGATTTTGTGGGCTCTGATATACCGCGCCTTGCAAGGTTCAAGAAAAGTTTTGGCGGCGAGCTTATGGAGTACGGGTGCATCGAGATGGCGCCATCGTTACTGGCGCGCGTGCTGCGCAGCGTTTACCCGCGCCTGAAGCGCAGCGTCGGGCGGGTGTAG
- a CDS encoding ABC transporter permease: MRFSFANIYRLGVKELWSLVRDPMMLMLIVYVFTVSIYVAATAMPESLHNAPIAIVDEDGSPLSARIVSSLYPPRFKTPQMISLAEGDKGMDNGEYTFVLDIPPNFQRDVLAGRTPVAQLNVDATLMTQAFTGSGYIQQIVSGEVNDFVRRYRSSPNQPVDLVLHMRFNPNLEKSWFGSLMEIINNVTMLSIILTGAALIREREHGTIEHLLVMPVTPAEIMLGKVWSMGLVVLSGALVALVFVVQGALNVPIQGSVALFLLVAAVHLFATTSMGIFMATLARSMPQFGMLLVLVLLPLQMLSGGSTPRESMPELVRDVMLAAPTTHFVAAGQAILYRGAGLDVVWPELLILLGIGGVLFFAALARFRKTISQNA; this comes from the coding sequence ATGCGGTTCTCTTTCGCCAACATCTACCGCCTGGGCGTGAAAGAGCTGTGGAGCCTGGTACGCGACCCGATGATGCTGATGCTCATCGTCTATGTCTTCACCGTGTCGATCTATGTTGCCGCCACGGCCATGCCCGAAAGCCTGCACAACGCCCCCATCGCCATTGTGGACGAAGACGGTTCGCCGCTCTCGGCGCGCATCGTGTCGAGCTTGTATCCTCCGCGCTTCAAAACGCCCCAAATGATCTCCTTGGCCGAGGGTGACAAGGGCATGGACAACGGCGAGTACACCTTCGTGCTCGACATACCCCCGAACTTCCAGCGCGATGTGCTGGCCGGGCGCACCCCCGTGGCCCAACTCAACGTGGATGCTACGCTCATGACCCAGGCCTTTACCGGCAGCGGCTACATCCAACAGATCGTCTCCGGCGAGGTGAACGATTTCGTACGGCGGTACCGCAGCAGCCCGAACCAGCCCGTTGATCTGGTGCTGCACATGCGCTTCAACCCCAACCTTGAAAAATCCTGGTTCGGGTCGCTCATGGAGATCATCAACAACGTGACCATGCTGTCCATCATCCTGACCGGCGCGGCGCTCATCCGCGAGCGCGAGCACGGCACCATCGAACATTTGCTGGTCATGCCGGTTACGCCAGCCGAAATCATGCTGGGCAAGGTCTGGTCCATGGGGCTGGTGGTACTGTCTGGAGCCCTGGTGGCACTGGTGTTCGTGGTGCAAGGCGCGCTCAACGTACCCATCCAGGGGTCCGTCGCCTTGTTTCTGCTGGTTGCGGCGGTGCACCTGTTCGCAACCACGTCCATGGGCATCTTCATGGCTACCCTGGCGCGCAGCATGCCCCAGTTCGGCATGCTGCTCGTGCTGGTGCTGCTGCCACTACAGATGCTTTCCGGCGGGTCAACCCCGCGCGAGAGCATGCCCGAGCTTGTACGGGACGTGATGCTTGCCGCCCCCACCACACATTTCGTCGCCGCTGGCCAGGCCATACTCTACCGAGGTGCCGGACTTGACGTTGTGTGGCCGGAATTGCTCATTCTGCTGGGCATTGGCGGCGTGCTCTTCTTCGCCGCCTTGGCGCGTTTCCGCAAGACCATCAGCCAGAATGCCTGA
- the rbbA gene encoding ribosome-associated ATPase/putative transporter RbbA — protein sequence MTGDAARPQLVAHLSGVGLRFGKTQALDGIDLDIPGGCMVGFIGPDGVGKSSLLSLLAGARAVQKGSVEVLGGDMTSTRHRASVCPRIAYMPQGLGRNLYATLSVEENLQFFGRLFGHNAAERRRRIDALTSSTALRPFLARPAGMLSGGMKQKLGLCCALIHDPELLILDEPTTGVDPLSRRQFWDLIEHIRIERNGMSVLVATAYMEEADRFDWLVAMDAGKLLATGSPAELHERTGTDTLEAAFIALLPEEERRGHKAVVVPPLVAAENDESAIEAKGLTMRFGDFVAVDHVDFRIRRGEIFGFLGSNGCGKSTTMKLLTGLLPASEGEAWLFGQKVDSRNIATRRRVGYMSQAFSLYGELTVHQNLVLHARLFQVPEADIHARVDEMAGRFGLGDMLGTLPESMPLGIRQRLSLAVAMVHKPEMLILDEPTSGVDPIARDVFWQLMIDLARKDQVTVFISTHFMNEAERCDRISLMHAGKVLVTDSPAALMKTRGTATLEEAFIAYLEEATAATEAESPAPAPAAEVPAAAAAGAAAEASPTNGPTTGPHASPPPVRRRFDYGRAWSYTLREMLELTRDPLRATLALLGTAFLMFIMGYGINLDVENLPYAVLDGDQSGLSRNYALNLSGSRYFIEKRAILKHAELDQRMRSGELALAIEIPHGFGRDIAHGKTVQLGAWVDGAMPTRAETVTGYVQAMHQMWLADMSMHRLGRTPGAASGVEVRYRYNPNVKSLPAMVPAVIPMLLMMIPAMLTALSVVREKELGSILNLYVTPVTRAEFLLGKQLPYIGLGMLNFLLMALLAVSVFGVPVKGSFFTLFSAALAFVICSTGFGLLVSTFTKSQIAAIFVTIIGTLIPCVQFSGLLNPVTSLEGLGAFIGRIYPATYFLTISRGVFNKALGFSGLAATFWPLLAAMPVIMGAAVMLLKKQET from the coding sequence ATGACCGGGGACGCCGCCAGGCCCCAACTTGTGGCGCACCTGTCCGGCGTGGGCTTGCGCTTCGGCAAGACCCAGGCGCTGGACGGCATCGACCTGGACATTCCCGGTGGGTGCATGGTGGGCTTCATCGGACCCGACGGCGTGGGCAAATCGAGCCTGCTGTCGCTTTTGGCCGGTGCGCGCGCGGTGCAAAAGGGCAGCGTGGAGGTGCTTGGCGGCGACATGACTAGCACCCGCCACCGCGCCAGCGTGTGCCCGCGCATCGCCTACATGCCGCAGGGCCTGGGGCGGAACCTCTACGCCACGCTCTCCGTGGAGGAAAACCTGCAATTCTTCGGGCGGCTCTTTGGCCACAATGCCGCCGAACGCCGCCGCCGCATCGACGCGTTGACCTCCAGCACCGCCCTGAGGCCCTTCCTGGCCCGCCCGGCCGGGATGCTTTCCGGCGGCATGAAGCAAAAGCTCGGCCTGTGCTGTGCGCTCATCCACGACCCGGAACTGCTCATCCTTGATGAACCCACCACGGGCGTGGACCCGCTTTCCCGTCGGCAGTTCTGGGATCTCATAGAGCACATCCGCATCGAACGTAACGGCATGAGCGTGCTTGTGGCCACGGCCTACATGGAAGAGGCCGACCGTTTCGACTGGCTGGTGGCCATGGACGCAGGCAAGCTGCTGGCCACGGGTTCACCGGCGGAACTGCACGAGCGCACCGGGACCGACACGCTGGAAGCGGCATTCATCGCGCTGCTGCCCGAGGAGGAACGACGCGGACACAAGGCGGTGGTCGTGCCGCCGCTGGTGGCAGCCGAAAACGACGAAAGCGCCATCGAGGCCAAGGGCCTGACCATGCGCTTCGGCGACTTCGTGGCCGTGGACCATGTGGATTTTCGCATCCGGCGGGGCGAGATATTCGGCTTCCTCGGTTCCAACGGCTGCGGCAAATCGACCACCATGAAGCTGCTTACCGGACTCTTGCCCGCGAGCGAAGGCGAAGCCTGGCTCTTCGGCCAGAAGGTGGACAGCAGAAACATCGCCACCCGCCGCCGGGTGGGATACATGTCGCAGGCGTTCTCGCTCTATGGTGAACTCACGGTGCACCAGAACCTGGTGCTGCACGCGCGGCTCTTCCAGGTGCCGGAGGCGGACATCCACGCGCGGGTAGACGAAATGGCCGGGCGCTTCGGCCTCGGCGACATGCTGGGTACCCTGCCGGAAAGCATGCCCCTTGGCATCCGCCAGCGCCTGTCTTTGGCCGTGGCCATGGTCCACAAGCCGGAAATGCTCATCCTCGACGAGCCCACATCGGGTGTGGACCCCATCGCGCGCGACGTGTTCTGGCAACTGATGATCGACCTGGCGCGCAAGGACCAGGTAACGGTCTTCATCTCCACCCATTTCATGAACGAGGCCGAGCGCTGCGACCGTATCTCGCTAATGCACGCGGGAAAGGTTCTGGTCACGGACTCTCCCGCAGCCCTGATGAAAACGCGCGGCACGGCGACTCTTGAAGAGGCGTTTATCGCCTACCTGGAGGAAGCCACCGCAGCCACCGAAGCGGAAAGCCCCGCGCCCGCCCCTGCGGCAGAGGTTCCGGCAGCGGCAGCGGCAGGTGCTGCGGCAGAGGCTTCGCCCACAAATGGTCCGACAACCGGGCCTCACGCCTCGCCGCCCCCTGTCCGCCGCCGTTTCGACTATGGCCGCGCCTGGAGCTACACCCTGCGCGAGATGCTGGAACTGACGCGCGACCCGTTGCGGGCCACGCTGGCGCTTTTGGGCACGGCGTTCCTGATGTTCATCATGGGCTATGGCATCAACCTGGACGTGGAGAACCTTCCGTACGCAGTTCTTGACGGCGACCAGAGCGGCCTGAGCCGAAACTACGCGCTGAACCTTTCCGGGTCGCGCTATTTCATCGAGAAGCGGGCCATCCTGAAGCACGCCGAACTCGACCAGCGCATGCGCAGCGGCGAACTGGCACTGGCCATCGAGATACCGCACGGTTTCGGGCGCGACATAGCGCATGGCAAGACCGTACAACTCGGCGCGTGGGTCGACGGTGCCATGCCCACGCGCGCGGAGACCGTGACCGGATACGTGCAGGCCATGCACCAGATGTGGCTGGCGGACATGTCCATGCACCGGCTTGGCCGGACGCCGGGCGCTGCCAGCGGGGTTGAAGTCCGCTACCGCTACAACCCGAACGTGAAAAGCCTGCCCGCCATGGTGCCTGCGGTGATCCCCATGCTCCTGATGATGATTCCGGCCATGCTGACGGCCCTTTCGGTGGTGCGCGAGAAGGAGTTGGGCTCGATACTCAACCTGTACGTCACCCCGGTGACGCGCGCAGAGTTCCTGCTTGGCAAGCAGTTACCCTACATCGGTCTTGGGATGCTCAACTTCCTGCTGATGGCGCTGCTTGCGGTCTCGGTGTTCGGGGTGCCGGTCAAGGGCAGCTTCTTCACGCTCTTTTCGGCGGCCCTGGCCTTCGTCATCTGCTCCACCGGCTTCGGCCTTCTGGTCTCCACCTTCACCAAAAGCCAGATCGCGGCGATCTTCGTGACCATCATCGGCACGCTGATACCCTGCGTGCAGTTTTCCGGCCTGCTGAACCCCGTCACCTCGCTGGAAGGCTTGGGTGCGTTCATCGGGCGCATCTACCCGGCCACGTATTTCCTGACCATCAGCCGGGGGGTGTTCAACAAGGCGCTGGGATTCTCCGGCCTGGCTGCCACGTTCTGGCCGCTCCTGGCCGCCATGCCGGTCATCATGGGGGCGGCCGTCATGCTGCTCAAAAAGCAGGAGACCTGA